From the Trifolium pratense cultivar HEN17-A07 linkage group LG4, ARS_RC_1.1, whole genome shotgun sequence genome, the window CCTCTGTGTACAGTAAATGATAAATTCAAGTATTCAATTACAAACTTTTTCGGTTCATAACCAATTTAAAAGAGATGAGGTTTTAGCCTAAGTTTAGTAGGAAATTGCATAGAAAAGTGAGATAGCTTGGATATATCgcaagaaagaagaaaaaaatctatGAAAGTAGACTTTTGTACCGCGTGTGGCGCGCAATAGTTGGATGaagaataaaatatatagaGATATAGTTTATGCTATCTGACTTATTAATCGAATACGTGACACCTAGAGTCTTTCACATTGTTTttgtcattaattaattaaagatgTCTTGGACTAGTGGGAGTCTCTCATTCTTTATGTTCAaactttgattttgatattttgttATCGTTTTTTTTTGCAGATATTGGATTTTCAAACTTCAGTTTGACCTCACTAAATAATTTCAGTTGGATCAGTTGGAAATAGACATGATATAGAGATCACATCGCATGAAATTTCCATGCCACTCATCTATATCGATTTTTGTCGTCAAGTATATTGATGTGGTGGTCGTTGGGGTTCCGTCACGTTATACGTCAGTGACAACAGCCGCGGTGGTCCCATTAATAATGTATGAGATGTACCAGATTGTAAGGTTGAAATCTATAGGTTACTCCATAGGTGGTGGTGCCAACACTCTCAGTAAAGGTTACTCCATAGGTGATGGACTTGGAGCAGAGATTGTTGGTACATTTGTTCTTGTTTACACTGTCTTCTCTGCTACTGATGCCAAGAGAAATGCAAGAGACTCACATGTTCCTGTAAGCCAAAATAAAAATCTTAACTAACTAATATGCCAtactttttattaaatatgATTATCATAAGATTCATAACTATTGGAAAATTAGATTAATTATTATCCTACCGTTAAACTTTTTTACATATGCATccaatcaaataactttatgaTAACCACTGGATCTACGCAAGTGGTTGGTGTGCAGGGTCGTAAGTGTTCTAAATCTCGAGTACtgatttatcaaaaaaaaaatctcgagTGCTGTTAGAACTTATGCCCGTGAGAAAACTTTAATCCAAAGGACTAGTTCATTAAGTGGTAGAGCCACATGGTTTAAGTACCACACTGAACATTTTTATATGATAAATGTAGAACTCTTAACATTGTCATGTTCTTTAAGAGTCGACCTCCACGACATATTTCACTTTATTGACATTGAACTCAGGGTGGCCTTCCTTTTTAGCGGTTTCACTCAGTTTAGAATACCTTAATTTAGCCTATACACACCCTTATTTGTGGTTCGGCTCTCAATGAAAACACTCAATTTGTTAGGACTTAAGTAAATATTTTTACTTGATGAAATATAATTGTAtgcatgcataaaaaaaaattatacaagaaACTATTGAAATGCAAGAAACTCGCATGTTCCTCTAAGCCAAAATCCAAATCCTACATTACTATTATATCATTCactatattaaaatttgttgattatatgaTTCATTACTATTGAAATGGATACATTATAAGCATTTGAATGGGACAGATTTTGGCACCATTGCCAATTGGATTTGCTGTGTTTTTGGTGCATTTGGCTACAATTCCAATTACAGGGACTGGTATTAACCCAGCAAGAAGTCTAGGTGCTGCCCTTATATACAACAAAGATCAAGCTTGGGACGATCACGTTagtatttttatcttttttttacccatttttttggatattttttcttttagaaattcGGTCAATTTAATCACTAATGGTTTTTCAAAATGCCAAATGTGATCAAAGCTTTACAATGtaagaaaattatattagaaTTTATTAATTTGCCAAATTTTAGCTTCAGATATTAGAGTAATAACTTTTCGTGGGTTCTAAGAGAAAATGGACTTTAATAATCTGAGTTTAATAGAAGATAAGTAAAGTTTgatcaaataattattttagttagagtTTAACCTTAAACATTGTCGATCAATTCAACTTTTAATGAAGTTTATTATTCACTTGAGCCGAAAGATAATTGGTTAAATATTGATTTAGTCTATAGGTGTATTTTATCTATAATTGAATCTCTTGAGTCTTAACTCTTGTAAAGTGAAGATGGTTATTGATTAACCAAGTTATATTATTTTGGTGCAGTGGATTTTTTGGGTTGGGCCTTTCATTGGGGCAGCACTTGCAGCTCTGTACCATCAGATAGTGATCAGGGCTATCCCCTTCAAATCAAAGTGAGGCAACATTGAAgttgaacctaaaaaataataaccaGTTAAATCCGACCGATATAGGATTCCCATGTTAAATACTATGAATTCCTCCATTATTGATGTTAAATACTATGTTAATCCCATTATGAATGTTATTgattagggtcatgctaactagtgcccccggggcactagttaagaatacaaaaaaagcaatttttgtattggaaatgacactttttatactttacaaacattgactacacaTGTTTCgatgtaattttactataattagtatccttaactagtgccccgggggcactagttagcattttcctattgattaatacatataatttaGTTGTACACTACGGTACGGTAGCATCTTATCTGGATATGTGTTGGTACCAATACACTATTGGGGTGAataattttaatagatttataaataatatttaatatagaaaaattaataaacacaaTTTGTGAACGTATCAAAATATTTCACCTCAATAAATATATCACTACATATCCAAATGAGATATTTACCAAAGAATTCAACTTCAAAACTTATGTATGCAATACAATTAAACACTACTAGAAATATGCTTATTATTTCCTGCGGAATTTCCTGCGGATTTTTCTGTTTTCCTGCGGATTTACCTGCGGAAACACGTTTCCTGCGGATTTTCCCAAGGATTTTGGTTCCCAGCTAATACCTTCGTGGGTAATTGTTTCCTGCAGTTTTTGGAATCTCGGAATTTGATGCCAAAAATAGAGAAACAATCCGTAGCAAACTTTCCTGAGAAATTTCCGCAGTAATACCCGCAGGAAATTCCTCAGAAAATTCCTCAGGAACGTGATTCCGCAGCTAAATCCGCAGGAAATTCCTCAAGAAACGTGTTTCCGCAACTAAATCCGCAGGAAATTCCATGCATCTTTTCAAGATTCAATTGTTTTTGtaaatatcttctttttttttctgctTTTATTAAATACCAAAATGCTTATTGAATAACTTTTTTACCCACAATATTTGAACTTGTTGAATATACATAACTTGTTAatttacatcaaatattttttcaaagtatACTAGAATCAATCCATTTAAAGAACTACATAGTCCATATCTcagaaaatataatcaaattacATATAAAAATACAAAGCAGTAGCTCAAATAAGCCTaatcttaaataaaataaacaaaaatgtcaaattaaaaccatataaacaaaaaaatgtcCCATTGACGGTATGTCCCATTGATCTTCTACTCTCTCGGTTCTTGTAGTTTCtctacaaaatcaaataaacaaaaaaatgtcaaattaaaACCAATTAATTTACAAATTACATAGCTTAACTAATTAAAACCAAATAACATTAACTTAATACTTACCGGACTTACATAGATGCATTTGTTAGTTACTCTAGTTTGTGACCAATGTAAATTAAACATTTACTGTATACTTGCCTAGCATCTTGGTTCAACAAAAATTGTAACTAAATGAGATCTAAAGTATACATAACTAGACATTAAGGAAAATAAGCTATGCTATTTACTCATAGTGAGTTTTCTACACCTATTTACTCTATTTTAGGTGCAACTCCGTTTTGTGACAACAAAATGAAGGAAGTAAgcataaaaaatagaaattaacactagtagaaaaatgacttttggctaagagatttcactactggtatgtgaataccagtagttaAAACCATTTGatcaaaggattccactactgatatttgaaTACTAGTAGTGAAACGTTcatagacaagggatttcactaccggttttcttaaatcagtagtgaaaagtagacatggtggcaatcttgtaattatgttgaaatttgttttaattggatttcactactgatttgGTCTTGaaccgtagtggaatccctattaGTCTTCATCATattgttcattcattcattcccaATCCCTAACATATATGTTACGCGAAGCCAAACGAGAACGAAATTCCCAAATCGCCAAATCCCTAAAAATCAAAACACTCACTCCTGCGCCATCTTCATTATCGTTCTTCAAGTTCTTcaatcattctccaatctcttcACCTTAAATTACTCGATCCAATCCCGTAATCGTCCCATCGAGAGAAGCGATCGAACCCTAGACGGCCGACCCTGCagttttcattcgttttcatttGGAGTTTTGATTTCGCCAAAGCTTGAGGCGAAACCCTAGACGGCCACCGCTGTCATTCGAGAAAGGTGGATAACAAAACTCTAGATCTAAGTCTCCTTACTTAATTCGATTTTAGTCGTCCTGTAAATTGTTCCGAATCTCAGATAAATCTTGTGCGTCCATTTCAGTTTATGTTTCAATCTGGTTTACAAGAACTGTGACTACCAAATGGAGCGTTACATTTTCAAACGCCGTCAAGACGGTAACATTCAAATCCCTACTACTTTTTTTAAGctttatgtttttttggtttGACATTTGATTGTTCCGAAACGAGATTAAGATCTGGGGATAATTATTTAGTTAATTACTATGGAGTTGTTTGAGAAGAAGAGAGTTGAAGATGGAAATTATAATAACGCGGtagtataatataattttaagaagtttatgcctttttttttattctgtttAGTTCTGTTTTTTAGGATAGTTTTAGTGTTAAAAATCTAATTTTGCTCAATTAAAGCACACCATGTGTTTGTTCTATTGTCAATGTTCTATGGTtggaaaaattgggttttgattgtttattgtttatttGAATGTAAggtatttatattattaatcttGGAAAGACTTGGGAGAAACTTCAACTAGCTGCTAGGGTCATTGTTGCAATTGAGAACGCTAAGGATATTATTGTCCAATCTGCAAGGCCTTATGGACAGAGAGCTGTTCTCAAGTTTGCTCAGTACACTGGAGCTAATGCCATTACTGGAAGGCATACTCCCGGAACTTTCACCAATCAGCTTCAGACTTCATTCAGCGAGCCTCGTCTTCTCATCCTCACCGATCCAAGAACTGATCATCAGGTTTTCCCATTATCCTTTGCCTACTTTCTGCAATTTTTTACTCTGCGCGCATTTCAGTTTATGTTTCAATCTGGTTTCAAGAATCTCTTGTTTGTCCAATTAATTTTGATCAACTGTTTCATATCAAAGGGAGTTTGTCGGCGAGTCCATATTTGAAATGAT encodes:
- the LOC123922024 gene encoding probable aquaporin PIP1-4; amino-acid sequence: MYEMYQIVRLKSIGYSIGGGANTLSKGYSIGDGLGAEIVGTFVLVYTVFSATDAKRNARDSHVPILAPLPIGFAVFLVHLATIPITGTGINPARSLGAALIYNKDQAWDDHWIFWVGPFIGAALAALYHQIVIRAIPFKSK
- the LOC123922025 gene encoding 40S ribosomal protein Sa-2-like; translation: MKETATAVIRESLCFNLVYKNCDYQMERYIFKRRQDGIYIINLGKTWEKLQLAARVIVAIENAKDIIVQSARPYGQRAVLKFAQYTGANAITGRHTPGTFTNQLQTSFSEPRLLILTDPRTDHQVINLQLIGTRHGQTLRRKGKKLPSQIFLQISM